Proteins encoded within one genomic window of Oncorhynchus keta strain PuntledgeMale-10-30-2019 chromosome 12, Oket_V2, whole genome shotgun sequence:
- the LOC118390898 gene encoding S-phase kinase-associated protein 1: protein MPTIKLQSSDGEIFEVDVEIAKQSVTIKTMLEDLGMDDEGDDDPVPLPNVNAAILKKVIQWCTHHKDDPPPPEDDENKEKRTDDIPVWDQEFLKVDQGTLFELILAANYLDIKGLLDVTCKTVANMIKGKTPEEIRKTFNIKNDFTEEEEAQVRKENQWCEEK from the exons ATGCCCACAATTAAACTGCAAAGCTCAGATGGAGAGATCTTTGAGGTGGATGTGGAAATAGCAAAGCAGTCTGTTACAATAAAGACAATGCTGGAAG ATTTGGGTATGGATGATGAAGGAGATGATGATCCAGTCCCCCTCCCGAATGTGAATGCAGCCATCCTCAAGAAG GTGATCCAGTGGTGCACCCACCATAAAGACGACCCCCCTCCCCCCGAGGATGACGAGAACAAGGAGAAGAGGACGGACGACATTCCCGTCTGGGACCAGGAATTCCTCAAAGTGGACCAAGGGACCCTCTTCGAACTCATTCTG GCCGCAAACTATTTGGACATCAAAGGACTGCTAGATGTCACCTGCAAAACGGTGGCCAACATGATAAAAGGCAAGACCCCAGAGGAGATCAGGAAGACGTTCAATATCAAAAATGACttcacagaggaggaggaagccCAG GTACGCAAGGAGAACCAGTGGTGTGAAGAGAAATAA